The Solanum lycopersicum chromosome 6, SLM_r2.1 genome has a window encoding:
- the LOC101255603 gene encoding HIPL1 protein isoform X2, which translates to MILDPSFSLPLCTDSRAPFQQKTPLAFCSYNGTSCCNSTDDKQLQTQFNAMNISDPGCASLVKSVICAMCDKFSAELFRTDSVPRELPILCNSTTSENSNKSSQTKNDFCSKVWTTCQNVSIISSPFAASVKSNSTKLTDLWKSQIDFCNEFGGASGVGSVCFAGEPVSLNSTTPISPPGGLCLEKIGNGSYINMVAHPDGSSRAFFSNQQGKIWLATIPAVDSGKLLDLDESSPFLDLIDEVHFDTELGMMGIAFHPKFSQNGRFFVSFNCDKQAWPGCGGRCSCNSDIDCDPSKLPSDSGSQPCQYQAVIAEFTASGSQPTQAKTASPKEVRRIFTMGLPFTGHHGGQILFGPRDGYLYFMMGDGGGIGDPYNFSQNKKSLLGKIIRLDIDSTSSVEEITKLGLWGNYSIPKDNPYAEDKELQPEIWALGMRNPWRCSFDSARPSYFMCADVGQDKFEEVNIISKGGNYGWNEYEGPYLYTPSKSPGGNKSMSSINPIFPVMGYNHSDVNKNGGSASITGGYFYRSMTDPCMHGRYLFADLYAGFMWAGTENPEDSGTFNTSQISFNCAQKSPIDCTSVPGSSVPALGYIFSYGEDNNKDMYILASSGVYRVVRPSRCKYTCAKENSSAVDDDIPSSPPPASPPSAAIMLTGSYSNFVVILMSLILMLTSWL; encoded by the exons ATG AttcttgatccttctttttcacttcCCTTGTGTACTGATTCAA GGGCTCCTTTTCAGCAAAAGACTCCTCTAGCATTCTGTTCTTACAATGGAACCTCATGCTGCAACTCCACTGATGATAAACAACTTCAAACTCAGTTCAATGCTATGAACATTTCTGATCCTGGATGTGCTTCTCTTGTAAAATCTGTCATCTGTGCG ATGTGTGATAAATTTTCAGCAGAGCTGTTCAGAACTGATTCTGTTCCTCGAGAACTTCCTATCTTGTGCAACTCCACAACTTCagaaaattcaaacaaaagtaGCCAAACTAAGAATGACTTTTGCTCTAAAGTATGGACTACATGTCAAAATGTGTCTATCATAAGTTCTCCTTTTGCTGCTTCTGTCAAGTCCAATTCCACAAAGTTGACAGATCTATGGAAATCACAAATTGATTTCTGTAATGAGTTTGGTGGAGCTTCTGGGGTTGGATCAGTATGCTTCGCTGGAGAACCTGTCAGCTTAAATAGCACCACACCTATAAGTCCTCCAGGAGGTTTGTGTCTTGAGAAAATTGGAAATGGTAGTTACATCAATATGGTTGCTCATCCTGATGGCTCTAGTCGTGCTTTCTTCTCGAATCAGCAAGGGAAAATATGGCTGGCTACTATTCCAGCAGTCGATTCAGGAAAGCTGTTAGATCTTGATGAATCTAGTCCTTTCTTGGACCTAATAGATGAAGTTCATTTCGACACTGAACTGGGAATGATGGGGATTGCATTTCATCCAAAGTTCTCACAAAATGGACGATTCTTTGTTTCATTTAACTGTGATAAGCAAGCTTGGCCTGGATGTGGAGGAAGATGTTCCTGTAACTCAGATATAGACTGTGATCCATCAAAACTACCTAGTGATAGCGGCTCCCAACCATGCCAATATCAAGCTGTGATAGCAGAATTTACTGCTAGTGGATCCCAGCCAACACAG GCAAAAACTGCCAGCCCAAAAGAAGTCAGAAGGATATTCACCATGGGCCTTCCATTTACAGGTCATCACGGAGGTCAGATACTCTTTGGACCGAGAGATGGATATTTGTACTTCATGATGGGCGATGGCGGAGGTATAGGTGATCCTTACAATTTTTCCCAAAACAAGAAGTCATTGCTGGGAAAGATTATTAGGCTTGATATTGATAGCACATCCA GTGTAGAAGAGATCACAAAGCTCGGTTTATGGGGAAACTACTCTATACCAAAGGATAATCCTTACGCTGAAGATAAAGAGTTGCAGCCTGAAATATGGGCTCTAGGAATGCGAAATCCTTGGCGCTGCAGCTTTGATTCTGCTAGACCATCTTACTTCATGTGTGCTGATGTAGGACAG GATAAATTCGAAGAGGTGAATATAATCAGCAAGGGAGGTAACTATGGCTGGAACGAGTACGAGGGTCCTTACCTTTACACTCCTTCGAAATCTCCCGGAGGAAATAAATCTATGAGCTCCATAAACCCCATTTTCCCAGTCATGGGATATAATCATTCTGATGTGAACAAGAATGGAGGGTCAGCATCAATTACTGGTGGATACTTCTATAGGTCCATGACTGATCCCTGCATGCATGGAAG GTATCTTTTTGCTGATCTGTATGCAGGTTTCATGTGGGCAGGCACTGAAAATCCAGAGGACAGTGGAACTTTTAACACTAGTCAAATTTCTTTCAACTGTGCTCAGAAATCACCAATAGATTGTACTTCTGTTCCTGGAAGCTCAGTTCCAGCTTTAGGCTACATATTTTCATATGGTGAAGATAACAATAAGGACATGTATATTCTTGCAAGTAGTGGAGTTTACAGAGTTGTTCGTCCCAGTCGATGTAAATACACTTGTGCAAAGGAAAATTCTTCTGCTGTTGATGATGATATCCCATCTAGTCCTCCTCCTGCTTCCCCTCCTTCAGCAGCAATCATGTTAACAGGTTCATACAGTAACTTTGTAGTCATTTTAATGTCACTTATATTGATGCTGACTAGTTGGCTTTAA
- the LOC101255603 gene encoding HIPL1 protein isoform X1, with translation MGRSHFVIFIILLNLLQILDPSFSLPLCTDSRAPFQQKTPLAFCSYNGTSCCNSTDDKQLQTQFNAMNISDPGCASLVKSVICAMCDKFSAELFRTDSVPRELPILCNSTTSENSNKSSQTKNDFCSKVWTTCQNVSIISSPFAASVKSNSTKLTDLWKSQIDFCNEFGGASGVGSVCFAGEPVSLNSTTPISPPGGLCLEKIGNGSYINMVAHPDGSSRAFFSNQQGKIWLATIPAVDSGKLLDLDESSPFLDLIDEVHFDTELGMMGIAFHPKFSQNGRFFVSFNCDKQAWPGCGGRCSCNSDIDCDPSKLPSDSGSQPCQYQAVIAEFTASGSQPTQAKTASPKEVRRIFTMGLPFTGHHGGQILFGPRDGYLYFMMGDGGGIGDPYNFSQNKKSLLGKIIRLDIDSTSSVEEITKLGLWGNYSIPKDNPYAEDKELQPEIWALGMRNPWRCSFDSARPSYFMCADVGQDKFEEVNIISKGGNYGWNEYEGPYLYTPSKSPGGNKSMSSINPIFPVMGYNHSDVNKNGGSASITGGYFYRSMTDPCMHGRYLFADLYAGFMWAGTENPEDSGTFNTSQISFNCAQKSPIDCTSVPGSSVPALGYIFSYGEDNNKDMYILASSGVYRVVRPSRCKYTCAKENSSAVDDDIPSSPPPASPPSAAIMLTGSYSNFVVILMSLILMLTSWL, from the exons ATGGGAAGGAGTCATTTTGTCATATTCATCATTCTTTTGAACTTACTGCAGAttcttgatccttctttttcacttcCCTTGTGTACTGATTCAA GGGCTCCTTTTCAGCAAAAGACTCCTCTAGCATTCTGTTCTTACAATGGAACCTCATGCTGCAACTCCACTGATGATAAACAACTTCAAACTCAGTTCAATGCTATGAACATTTCTGATCCTGGATGTGCTTCTCTTGTAAAATCTGTCATCTGTGCG ATGTGTGATAAATTTTCAGCAGAGCTGTTCAGAACTGATTCTGTTCCTCGAGAACTTCCTATCTTGTGCAACTCCACAACTTCagaaaattcaaacaaaagtaGCCAAACTAAGAATGACTTTTGCTCTAAAGTATGGACTACATGTCAAAATGTGTCTATCATAAGTTCTCCTTTTGCTGCTTCTGTCAAGTCCAATTCCACAAAGTTGACAGATCTATGGAAATCACAAATTGATTTCTGTAATGAGTTTGGTGGAGCTTCTGGGGTTGGATCAGTATGCTTCGCTGGAGAACCTGTCAGCTTAAATAGCACCACACCTATAAGTCCTCCAGGAGGTTTGTGTCTTGAGAAAATTGGAAATGGTAGTTACATCAATATGGTTGCTCATCCTGATGGCTCTAGTCGTGCTTTCTTCTCGAATCAGCAAGGGAAAATATGGCTGGCTACTATTCCAGCAGTCGATTCAGGAAAGCTGTTAGATCTTGATGAATCTAGTCCTTTCTTGGACCTAATAGATGAAGTTCATTTCGACACTGAACTGGGAATGATGGGGATTGCATTTCATCCAAAGTTCTCACAAAATGGACGATTCTTTGTTTCATTTAACTGTGATAAGCAAGCTTGGCCTGGATGTGGAGGAAGATGTTCCTGTAACTCAGATATAGACTGTGATCCATCAAAACTACCTAGTGATAGCGGCTCCCAACCATGCCAATATCAAGCTGTGATAGCAGAATTTACTGCTAGTGGATCCCAGCCAACACAG GCAAAAACTGCCAGCCCAAAAGAAGTCAGAAGGATATTCACCATGGGCCTTCCATTTACAGGTCATCACGGAGGTCAGATACTCTTTGGACCGAGAGATGGATATTTGTACTTCATGATGGGCGATGGCGGAGGTATAGGTGATCCTTACAATTTTTCCCAAAACAAGAAGTCATTGCTGGGAAAGATTATTAGGCTTGATATTGATAGCACATCCA GTGTAGAAGAGATCACAAAGCTCGGTTTATGGGGAAACTACTCTATACCAAAGGATAATCCTTACGCTGAAGATAAAGAGTTGCAGCCTGAAATATGGGCTCTAGGAATGCGAAATCCTTGGCGCTGCAGCTTTGATTCTGCTAGACCATCTTACTTCATGTGTGCTGATGTAGGACAG GATAAATTCGAAGAGGTGAATATAATCAGCAAGGGAGGTAACTATGGCTGGAACGAGTACGAGGGTCCTTACCTTTACACTCCTTCGAAATCTCCCGGAGGAAATAAATCTATGAGCTCCATAAACCCCATTTTCCCAGTCATGGGATATAATCATTCTGATGTGAACAAGAATGGAGGGTCAGCATCAATTACTGGTGGATACTTCTATAGGTCCATGACTGATCCCTGCATGCATGGAAG GTATCTTTTTGCTGATCTGTATGCAGGTTTCATGTGGGCAGGCACTGAAAATCCAGAGGACAGTGGAACTTTTAACACTAGTCAAATTTCTTTCAACTGTGCTCAGAAATCACCAATAGATTGTACTTCTGTTCCTGGAAGCTCAGTTCCAGCTTTAGGCTACATATTTTCATATGGTGAAGATAACAATAAGGACATGTATATTCTTGCAAGTAGTGGAGTTTACAGAGTTGTTCGTCCCAGTCGATGTAAATACACTTGTGCAAAGGAAAATTCTTCTGCTGTTGATGATGATATCCCATCTAGTCCTCCTCCTGCTTCCCCTCCTTCAGCAGCAATCATGTTAACAGGTTCATACAGTAACTTTGTAGTCATTTTAATGTCACTTATATTGATGCTGACTAGTTGGCTTTAA
- the LOC101255603 gene encoding HIPL1 protein isoform X3 — MNISDPGCASLVKSVICAMCDKFSAELFRTDSVPRELPILCNSTTSENSNKSSQTKNDFCSKVWTTCQNVSIISSPFAASVKSNSTKLTDLWKSQIDFCNEFGGASGVGSVCFAGEPVSLNSTTPISPPGGLCLEKIGNGSYINMVAHPDGSSRAFFSNQQGKIWLATIPAVDSGKLLDLDESSPFLDLIDEVHFDTELGMMGIAFHPKFSQNGRFFVSFNCDKQAWPGCGGRCSCNSDIDCDPSKLPSDSGSQPCQYQAVIAEFTASGSQPTQAKTASPKEVRRIFTMGLPFTGHHGGQILFGPRDGYLYFMMGDGGGIGDPYNFSQNKKSLLGKIIRLDIDSTSSVEEITKLGLWGNYSIPKDNPYAEDKELQPEIWALGMRNPWRCSFDSARPSYFMCADVGQDKFEEVNIISKGGNYGWNEYEGPYLYTPSKSPGGNKSMSSINPIFPVMGYNHSDVNKNGGSASITGGYFYRSMTDPCMHGRYLFADLYAGFMWAGTENPEDSGTFNTSQISFNCAQKSPIDCTSVPGSSVPALGYIFSYGEDNNKDMYILASSGVYRVVRPSRCKYTCAKENSSAVDDDIPSSPPPASPPSAAIMLTGSYSNFVVILMSLILMLTSWL, encoded by the exons ATGAACATTTCTGATCCTGGATGTGCTTCTCTTGTAAAATCTGTCATCTGTGCG ATGTGTGATAAATTTTCAGCAGAGCTGTTCAGAACTGATTCTGTTCCTCGAGAACTTCCTATCTTGTGCAACTCCACAACTTCagaaaattcaaacaaaagtaGCCAAACTAAGAATGACTTTTGCTCTAAAGTATGGACTACATGTCAAAATGTGTCTATCATAAGTTCTCCTTTTGCTGCTTCTGTCAAGTCCAATTCCACAAAGTTGACAGATCTATGGAAATCACAAATTGATTTCTGTAATGAGTTTGGTGGAGCTTCTGGGGTTGGATCAGTATGCTTCGCTGGAGAACCTGTCAGCTTAAATAGCACCACACCTATAAGTCCTCCAGGAGGTTTGTGTCTTGAGAAAATTGGAAATGGTAGTTACATCAATATGGTTGCTCATCCTGATGGCTCTAGTCGTGCTTTCTTCTCGAATCAGCAAGGGAAAATATGGCTGGCTACTATTCCAGCAGTCGATTCAGGAAAGCTGTTAGATCTTGATGAATCTAGTCCTTTCTTGGACCTAATAGATGAAGTTCATTTCGACACTGAACTGGGAATGATGGGGATTGCATTTCATCCAAAGTTCTCACAAAATGGACGATTCTTTGTTTCATTTAACTGTGATAAGCAAGCTTGGCCTGGATGTGGAGGAAGATGTTCCTGTAACTCAGATATAGACTGTGATCCATCAAAACTACCTAGTGATAGCGGCTCCCAACCATGCCAATATCAAGCTGTGATAGCAGAATTTACTGCTAGTGGATCCCAGCCAACACAG GCAAAAACTGCCAGCCCAAAAGAAGTCAGAAGGATATTCACCATGGGCCTTCCATTTACAGGTCATCACGGAGGTCAGATACTCTTTGGACCGAGAGATGGATATTTGTACTTCATGATGGGCGATGGCGGAGGTATAGGTGATCCTTACAATTTTTCCCAAAACAAGAAGTCATTGCTGGGAAAGATTATTAGGCTTGATATTGATAGCACATCCA GTGTAGAAGAGATCACAAAGCTCGGTTTATGGGGAAACTACTCTATACCAAAGGATAATCCTTACGCTGAAGATAAAGAGTTGCAGCCTGAAATATGGGCTCTAGGAATGCGAAATCCTTGGCGCTGCAGCTTTGATTCTGCTAGACCATCTTACTTCATGTGTGCTGATGTAGGACAG GATAAATTCGAAGAGGTGAATATAATCAGCAAGGGAGGTAACTATGGCTGGAACGAGTACGAGGGTCCTTACCTTTACACTCCTTCGAAATCTCCCGGAGGAAATAAATCTATGAGCTCCATAAACCCCATTTTCCCAGTCATGGGATATAATCATTCTGATGTGAACAAGAATGGAGGGTCAGCATCAATTACTGGTGGATACTTCTATAGGTCCATGACTGATCCCTGCATGCATGGAAG GTATCTTTTTGCTGATCTGTATGCAGGTTTCATGTGGGCAGGCACTGAAAATCCAGAGGACAGTGGAACTTTTAACACTAGTCAAATTTCTTTCAACTGTGCTCAGAAATCACCAATAGATTGTACTTCTGTTCCTGGAAGCTCAGTTCCAGCTTTAGGCTACATATTTTCATATGGTGAAGATAACAATAAGGACATGTATATTCTTGCAAGTAGTGGAGTTTACAGAGTTGTTCGTCCCAGTCGATGTAAATACACTTGTGCAAAGGAAAATTCTTCTGCTGTTGATGATGATATCCCATCTAGTCCTCCTCCTGCTTCCCCTCCTTCAGCAGCAATCATGTTAACAGGTTCATACAGTAACTTTGTAGTCATTTTAATGTCACTTATATTGATGCTGACTAGTTGGCTTTAA
- the LOC101247727 gene encoding hydroxyproline O-galactosyltransferase GALT6: MKRAKFDLFMSLSRQRSLQVLILFGFLYLFLVGLEVPFVFRNGFSLVSQDGFGTGQFSKSFVLDSEEELEEKEAPNRPLDVPLMVPNQSKTERKIRGIKSPLSSLVFDGSYVNMTSNDGFSGILKSAKEAFEVGKKFWKELELYKKEVGSIVESNKTEECPHSISISGSEFLGKGRMMVLPCGLTLGSHITVVGKPRRAHQERDPKISLLREGQFLMVSQFMMELQGLKTVDGEDPPRILHFNPRLSGDWSGKPMIEQNTCYRMQWGTAQRCDGWRSRDDEETVDGQVKCEKWIRDNDTNHSEQSKASWWLNRLVGRKKKVDFDWPFPFSEDRLFVLTLSAGFEGYHVNVDGRHVTSFPYRIGFALEDATGLSLNGDIDVDSVFAASLPTSHPSFAPQRHLDMSNRWKTPPLLDQPVDLFIGILSAGNHFAERMAIRRSWLQHQLIKSSNVVARFFVALHARKDINVELKKEAQFFGDIVIVPFMDNYDLVVLKTVAICEYGVHVAFAKNIMKCDDDTFVRVDAVIKEINKIPENRSLYVGNINYYHKPLRNGKWAVTYEEWPEEDYPPYANGPGYIISSAIANFVVSEFDNHKLKLFKMEDVSMGMWVEKFNSSSRPVQYVHSLKFSQSGCVDDYYTAHYQSPRQMICMWNKLQQLGRPQCCNMR; this comes from the exons atgaaAAGAGCAAAATTTGACTTGTTCATGTCACTGAGTAGGCAAAGATCGTTGCaagttttgattttgtttggttttttgtatttatttttggtgGGTCTTGAAGTTCCTTTTGTTTTCAGAAATGGGTTTAGTTTAGTTTCTCAAGACGGTTTTGGTACAGGGCAGTTTTCGAAGTCTTTTGTGCTTGATAGTGAAGAGGagttagaagaaaaagaagccCCAAATAGACCTCTTGATGTTCCACTTATGGTTCCAAATCAATCAAAGACTGAAAGGAAGATTAGAGGAATCAAGAGTCCTTTGTCAAGTTTGGTTTTTGACGGTAGTTATGTGAATATGACTAGTAATGATGGGTTTTCTGGGATTTTGAAGTCAGCAAAAGAGGCATTTGAGGTAGGTAAAAAGTTCTGGAAAGAGcttgaattgtataaaaaagaAGTGGGTAGTATTGTAGAAAGTAACAAGACAGAAGAATGTCCTCATTCCATTTCAATATCAGGGTCTGAGTTTTTGGGGAAAGGGAGAATGATGGTGTTGCCATGTGGGCTTACTCTTGGTTCACATATAACTGTTGTGGGTAAACCGAGAAGGGCTCATCAGGAGCGTGATCCAAAGATATCACTGCTGAGGGAAGGTCAATTCTTGATGGTTTCACAGTTTATGATGGAGTTGCAAGGTCTAAAGACTGTTGATGGGGAGGACCCACCTAGGATTCTTCACTTCAACCCACGGTTGAGTGGTGATTGGAGCGGGAAGCCGATGATTGAGCAGAACACTTGTTATAGGATGCAGTGGGGAACGGCTCAAAGGTGTGATGGGTGGAGGTCCAGGGATGATGAGGAGACTG TTGATGGCCAGGTAAAGTGTGAGAAGTGGATCCGAGATAATGACACCAACCATTCGGAGCAATCAAAGGCATCTTGGTGGTTAAACCGGCTTGTAGGGCGAAAAAAGAAGGTCGATTTTGATTGGCCATTCCCATTTTCAGAGGATAGGTTATTTGTTCTAACTCTCAGTGCCGGTTTTGAGGGTTATCACGTGAACGTTGATGGGAGGCATGTGACCTCATTTCCATATCGAATT GGATTTGCGCTCGAGGATGCCACTGGTTTGTCTTTGAATGGTGATATTGATGTCGATTCAGTCTTTGCTGCCTCCTTGCCCACATCACATCCTAGTTTTGCTCCTCAAAGGCATCTTGATATGTCAAATAGATGGAAGACACCACCCCTTCTTGATCAGCCTGTGGATCTGTTCATTGGCATTCTGTCGGCAGGCAATCACTTTGCTGAGCGAATGGCTATAAGGAGGTCTTGGCTGCAGCACCAGCTCATCAAATCTTCGAATGTTGTGGCTCGATTTTTTGTCGCGTTG CACGCTAGGAAGGATATAAACGTGGAGTTGAAGAAAGAAGCACAATTCTTTGGTGACATTGTCATTGTTCCTTTCATGGACAATTATGATCTTGTTGTCTTGAAAACAGTTGCCATCTGCGAATATGGG GTCCATGTAGCATTTGCAAAAAATATCATGAAGTGTGATGATGATACATTTGTTAGAGTGGATGCGGTTATCAAGGAAATAAATAAGATACCCGAGAATAGGAGCTTATATGTTGGAAATATCAATTACTATCATAAGCCCCTGCGTAATGGTAAATGGGCAGTGACATATGAG GAATGGCCAGAAGAAGATTATCCACCTTATGCTAATGGACCGGGTTACATTATTTCATCAGCCATCGCAAACTTCGTCGTCTCAGAGTTCGATAACCATAAGCTAAAG TTGTTCAAGATGGAGGATGTCAGTATGGGAATGTGGGTCGAAAAATTTAATAGTTCATCAAGACCTGTGCAGTATGTACACAGCTTGAAGTTCTCCCAATCTGGATGTGTAGACGACTATTATACCGCTCATTACCAGTCCCCTAGACAGATGATTTGTATGTGGAACAAATTACAACAGCTAGGCCGGCCTCAATGCTGTAACATGAGATGA
- the LOC101247228 gene encoding uncharacterized protein LOC101247228 isoform 1 (isoform 1 is encoded by transcript variant 1) — protein sequence MVALSLYKGNLHRVPETPRRWLVPTPKISHKDFQCLLRRRSRALSRLQNPPDVSPTTATASNPNPNLKTDTKSKPEDEVPVSIPVKIEKEEEDVRVENVKEPEKLVDSSAVVVEPKLEVLENDQKLEGQVNPSGVETSNKEDATDNQKRKEIEDKLQVLNMKKHGLVQLLKQILNAEEELKRRSMQGMAVRPSPPLQVDTTNDTGSITKLNTPRMGLDGNPIGEVDGDGGDDASNQNTLPRNLLRLSSTSPSSDSQLRKTPYNVVPLASRSVGVTVSPSRFAPPGQQGQPSSLPPVSLSGTNIVASSPSPVASGGTSAFRDRFASP from the exons ATGGTGGCACTATCACTGTACAAGGGAAATCTCCACAGAGTACCTGAAACTCCACGGCGATGGCTAGTGCCAACCCCCAAAATCTCTCATAAGGACTTCCAATGTCTCCTCCGTCGCCGGTCCCGAGCCCTCTCTCGCCTCCAAAATCCTCCCGATGTCTCTCCTACCACCGCCACCGCttcaaaccctaaccctaacctcaAAACTGATACCAAATCCAAACCTGAGGATGAGGTTCCTGTTTCGATTCCAGTGAAGATCGAGAAGGAGGAAGAGGATGTTCGAGTGGAGAATGTGAAAGAGCCGGAGAAATTGGTTGATTCATCTGCTGTCGTGGTTGAACCTAAGCTTGAGGTTTTGGAAAACGATCAGAAATTGGAGGGTCAGGTGAATCCCTCTGGTGTGGAG ACTAGCAACAAAGAGGATGCAACTGATAATCAGAAAAGAAAGGAGATTGAGGATAAATTACAAGTTCTGAATATGAAAAAGCATGGTTTGGTACAATTACTAAAACAG ATTTTGAATGCAGAAGAGGAGCTGAAGAGACGAAGCATGCAAGGAATGGCAGTGCGGCCATCACCCCCACTTCAAGTGGATACAACAAACGACACTGGATCTATAACTAAACTAAACACACCTAGAATGGGCTTGGATGGTAACCCCATCGGTGAGGTGGATGGAGATGGAGGTGATGATGCATCCAACCAGAACACACTTCCTCGGAATTTGCTTCGTTTGAGCAGTACATCACCATCTTCAGATTCTCAACTGAGGAAGACCCCCTATAATGTG GTTCCTCTCGCTTCACGATCTGTTGGAGTTACTGTTAGTCCTTCACGGTTTGCACCTCCGGGACAGCAAGGGCAACCTTCAAGTCTCCCCCCAGTGTCCTTATCTGGAACGAACATTGTTGCCTCCTCTCCTTCTCCTGTAGCATCAGGCGGCACTTCAGCATTTCGAGATCGGTTTGCAAGCCCATGA
- the LOC101247228 gene encoding uncharacterized protein LOC101247228 isoform 2 (isoform 2 is encoded by transcript variant 2) encodes MVALSLYKGNLHRVPETPRRWLVPTPKISHKDFQCLLRRRSRALSRLQNPPDVSPTTATASNPNPNLKTDTKSKPEDEVPVSIPVKIEKEEEDVRVENVKEPEKLVDSSAVVVEPKLEVLENDQKLEGQTSNKEDATDNQKRKEIEDKLQVLNMKKHGLVQLLKQILNAEEELKRRSMQGMAVRPSPPLQVDTTNDTGSITKLNTPRMGLDGNPIGEVDGDGGDDASNQNTLPRNLLRLSSTSPSSDSQLRKTPYNVVPLASRSVGVTVSPSRFAPPGQQGQPSSLPPVSLSGTNIVASSPSPVASGGTSAFRDRFASP; translated from the exons ATGGTGGCACTATCACTGTACAAGGGAAATCTCCACAGAGTACCTGAAACTCCACGGCGATGGCTAGTGCCAACCCCCAAAATCTCTCATAAGGACTTCCAATGTCTCCTCCGTCGCCGGTCCCGAGCCCTCTCTCGCCTCCAAAATCCTCCCGATGTCTCTCCTACCACCGCCACCGCttcaaaccctaaccctaacctcaAAACTGATACCAAATCCAAACCTGAGGATGAGGTTCCTGTTTCGATTCCAGTGAAGATCGAGAAGGAGGAAGAGGATGTTCGAGTGGAGAATGTGAAAGAGCCGGAGAAATTGGTTGATTCATCTGCTGTCGTGGTTGAACCTAAGCTTGAGGTTTTGGAAAACGATCAGAAATTGGAGGGTCAG ACTAGCAACAAAGAGGATGCAACTGATAATCAGAAAAGAAAGGAGATTGAGGATAAATTACAAGTTCTGAATATGAAAAAGCATGGTTTGGTACAATTACTAAAACAG ATTTTGAATGCAGAAGAGGAGCTGAAGAGACGAAGCATGCAAGGAATGGCAGTGCGGCCATCACCCCCACTTCAAGTGGATACAACAAACGACACTGGATCTATAACTAAACTAAACACACCTAGAATGGGCTTGGATGGTAACCCCATCGGTGAGGTGGATGGAGATGGAGGTGATGATGCATCCAACCAGAACACACTTCCTCGGAATTTGCTTCGTTTGAGCAGTACATCACCATCTTCAGATTCTCAACTGAGGAAGACCCCCTATAATGTG GTTCCTCTCGCTTCACGATCTGTTGGAGTTACTGTTAGTCCTTCACGGTTTGCACCTCCGGGACAGCAAGGGCAACCTTCAAGTCTCCCCCCAGTGTCCTTATCTGGAACGAACATTGTTGCCTCCTCTCCTTCTCCTGTAGCATCAGGCGGCACTTCAGCATTTCGAGATCGGTTTGCAAGCCCATGA
- the LOC101246933 gene encoding uncharacterized protein — protein sequence MAHNNNTHRRILAAPDHNPKTSISMDPTLKKQPKPTPFTSKSTIHNISNQFSHLNANHKILKSGHTSYSLDTHLNPKSWTDSSCSALTKSKSQQGKTEAIIKKVPQRGKEFHKEVDVKRGSVNLSKSQEIEKFKGFDEIKKQSLSVLLKNNGRRKSFCGSKIELTDFFSCSGVKVVSVDMPPFMQVHAVNCARKTHDSLEKFTSKALALTLKKEFDEVYGPAWHCIVGTSFGSFVTHSIGGFMYFSMDHKIYVLLFKTTVQKAESSFKS from the exons ATGGCACACAACAACAACACCCACAGGCGCATTTTAGCAGCTCCAGACCATAATCCTAAAACTTCCATTTCCATGGATCCCACTCTCAAAAAGCAACCAAAACCCACCCCCTTTACCTCCAAGAGTACTATACACAACATCTCCAATCAATTTTCCCATCTCAATGCAAATCACAAAATCCTTAAATCTGGGCATACATCATATTCACTTGACACACACTTAAACCCCAAATCTTGGACTGATTCATCATGCTCAGCTCTCACCAAGTCAAAGAGCCAACAGGGGAAAACAGAGGCAATTATCAAGAAAGTGCCCCAAAGGGGTAAAGAGTTTCACAAAGAGGTGGATGTTAAAAGGGGTTCTGTTAATTTGTCTAAAAGTCAAGAAATTGAAAAGTTCAAGGGGTTTGATGAGATAAAAAAGCAATCTTTATCAGTTTTATTGAAGAATAATGGAAGGAGGAAATCATTTTGTGGTTCAAAAATTGAGCTGACTGATTTCTTTTCTTGTAGTGGTGTCAAAGTTGTGTCCGTAGATATGCCACCATTTATGCAGGTTCATGCTGTTAATTGTGCAAGAAAGACTCATGATAGCTTGGAAAAGTTTACATCTAAAGCTCTTGCACTTACCCTCAAAAAG gaATTTGATGAAGTGTACGGTCCAGCATGGCATTGTATAGTAGGGACCAGTTTTGGTTCTTTTGTAACACATTCTATTGGtggttttatgtatttttctatgGATCATAAGATATATGTACTCCTATTCAAGACTACTGTACAAAAAGCAGAATCTAGTTTTAAATCTTGA